The window CGGTAGGTTTTGACTTTTATTTGTCATTTGGATTTTGTTCTACGAACATTCAATAGAAAATTTCCCTTCCTGAGTATCATTAGTTCTTAATGAATGTCCTTTTGTTGCCGCGTTAATTCTTCCCGCGCGTTTTTATAGCGTGGTTTTATTACTTTGTAAATAATGTCAATGCGTTTCTGATACGGAATGAATGCGCTTTTCATCGAGTTAATTGTAATCTTTTCAAAATCCTCCAGCGTTACGTTGAACGTATCAACAGCAAGTTGAAACTCACTTGTAAGATTGATATTGCTCATCAATCTATCATCGGTATTTAACGTAATACGAAAATTCCCGAGTTTGAAAATGGAATACGGATGATGTTCCAGCGAATTAACTGCGCCGGTATGAACGTTGCTGCTCAAACAGAGTTCCAACGGAATGCGTTTATCCAACACGTACTGCGCCAGCGTTCCCATTTTGATTATTGTTCCATCGGCAACCGTAATATCTTCTATCAACCGCGTTGCGTGTCCGATACGATGCGCACCGCACCATTGAATTGCCTGCCAAATACTTTCTTTCCCGAATGCTTCGCCGGCATGAATTGTGATATTAAAATTCATTCGCTGTATGAAATGAAACGCGTCAATATGGTCTTTCGGAGGAAAACCGCCTTCTTCTCCTGCCAAGTCGAAACCAACAACGCCGCGCTCGCGAAAATCTACTGCAAGTTCTGCCATCTCGAGCGATATTTTTTGATTGCGCAACGCACAGACAATAACTCCGTACTCAATACCAAACTCTTTTTTTCCTTTTTCTAATCCACGCAACACAGCATTCAACACTTCCTCCCAATGCAATCCGTGTTGTGTATGAAGCGCAGGACAAAACCGCGTTTCAAAATAAATGATGCCGTCATTGAACATATCTTCCATTGTTTCGTATGCAACGCGTTCCAGCGATTCAACCGTTTGCATTACGCCGCACGTATGCTTGAATCCTTCGAGGAACAACGGCAAACTTCCTCGTGATGCGCCGCGAAAAAACCAACGTTGCAATTCGCCGGCATCTATTGTCGGAAGTTCCTTGTAATGAATATCGCGAGCAAGTTCAATTACTGTTTGCGGACGTAAGCCACCGTCTAGATGGTCGTGAAGTAATACTTTCGGAAGTTTGCGGAGAAAATCTTTTGCGAATTGTTGCGGCATATTTTTTGAAGAAAATTTCGGGATAAATGTAGGGAAAAAAAATAATATGAAATCCATGCGGAACGATACATTGAATGCACTGCATTCTATCGAAATTGTTTTTCCATTCCAAATGAAAGGATTAGGAGCAACAACGATTCAAAGTTTCCCAAATG of the Ignavibacteria bacterium genome contains:
- a CDS encoding adenosine deaminase, which gives rise to MPQQFAKDFLRKLPKVLLHDHLDGGLRPQTVIELARDIHYKELPTIDAGELQRWFFRGASRGSLPLFLEGFKHTCGVMQTVESLERVAYETMEDMFNDGIIYFETRFCPALHTQHGLHWEEVLNAVLRGLEKGKKEFGIEYGVIVCALRNQKISLEMAELAVDFRERGVVGFDLAGEEGGFPPKDHIDAFHFIQRMNFNITIHAGEAFGKESIWQAIQWCGAHRIGHATRLIEDITVADGTIIKMGTLAQYVLDKRIPLELCLSSNVHTGAVNSLEHHPYSIFKLGNFRITLNTDDRLMSNINLTSEFQLAVDTFNVTLEDFEKITINSMKSAFIPYQKRIDIIYKVIKPRYKNAREELTRQQKDIH